From a single Paraburkholderia sp. FT54 genomic region:
- a CDS encoding molybdopterin cofactor-binding domain-containing protein, with protein MTGPDFSVDRRSAPPSRQQLYDAHSVLIVTRPPQAPVKPAIGQPGSRSSFVPTEADMFLVVRDDGSVVAFNGHVDLGTGIGTALAQIVAEELDVPLTRVSIVLGHTREAPNQGPTIASATIQISAVPLRHAAAQARQFLLAEAAARFNVGVEQLDVRDGVVCRSDDNTGAQGIGYGELISGKRVELQLATDAPLKSPDTYRIVGKSAPRVDIPAKATGELSFVHDVRVPGMLHGRVVRPPYAGVAQGDFMGNSLLHVDEDSVSDLPGIVKVVVIRDFVGIVAEREEVAQQAVKRLRVQWKAVDGLPSLETSEEVEAALRANPAKRRDLVIEGDVDAALAQESARTLERTYVWPFQMHASIGPSCAVADYREGALKVWSGTQNPHSLRADLALLMSMDEARIEIVRMEAAGCYGRNCADDVAADAALLSRATGSPVRVQLSREDEHAWEPKGAAQLMDVRGALNAEGELAAYDFATRYPSNDAPTLALLLTGTISAQPQVFEMGDRTAVPPYDYRSMRIVCDDTPPIVRASWLRGVSALPNTFAHESFIDELAAQAGVDPVEFRLKHLTDPRATELVKAVAEKAGWEPRNAERKDEEGDIARGRGIAYARYVHSKFPGFGAAWSAWVADVEVNRKSGELAVTRVVVGQDTGTMVNPDGVRHQIHGNVIQATSRALKERVTFGENAVTSQEWGAYPILTFREVPVIDVVMMPRHGEPPMGAGESASLPGAAAIANALFDATGVRFRRPPFTPETIRTALADAQAEDKAARKKKRWRLGFLGAFAAGAAGWLGALSLAPHAIASITPPPASAFAPDLVARGKLLASLGNCAVCHTAHNGVPNAGGKPLDTPFGTVYSTNITPDGQTGIGNWSLEAFVRAMRQGISRDGHRLYPAFPYTSFQNTSDDDLKALYAYLMAQTPVRSRPPETRLAYPFSVRPLMAAWNGFFLGRTAFTASATQSAQWNRGAYLVNGLGHCSACHTPRNAFGAEKTGAAFMGGGMADGWEAPALSTLSNAPVPWSEDELFRYLRDGHAPLHGVAAGPMAPVVGDLAALPDSDIRAMATYLASLNPLEPNADPAAVARQYEQASAISGTPVGLGARLFDGACAACHHTGSGPQLFGAHPSLALNTNLHSTTPDNLIRVILDGIGSPARPELGTMPAYRDSFNDAQVTELVSYLRQQFAGGKPAWQDVAASVARIRATPRAD; from the coding sequence ATGACCGGACCGGATTTCAGCGTCGATCGACGCAGCGCGCCGCCGTCGCGTCAGCAACTCTACGACGCGCACAGCGTGCTGATCGTCACGCGGCCGCCGCAAGCACCGGTGAAGCCGGCGATCGGTCAGCCGGGCTCGCGTTCATCGTTCGTGCCGACCGAGGCGGACATGTTCCTCGTGGTGCGCGACGACGGCAGCGTGGTCGCGTTCAACGGTCACGTCGATCTCGGCACGGGCATCGGTACGGCACTCGCGCAGATCGTCGCGGAAGAACTGGATGTGCCGTTGACGCGCGTGTCGATCGTGCTCGGCCATACGCGCGAAGCGCCGAATCAGGGGCCGACGATTGCCAGCGCGACGATTCAGATATCGGCGGTGCCGTTAAGGCACGCCGCGGCGCAGGCGCGCCAATTTCTGCTGGCGGAAGCGGCTGCGCGATTCAACGTGGGCGTCGAGCAACTCGATGTGCGTGATGGAGTTGTCTGTCGATCTGACGACAATACTGGAGCGCAAGGCATCGGCTACGGCGAACTGATCAGCGGAAAACGCGTCGAATTGCAGCTCGCCACCGACGCGCCGTTGAAGTCGCCGGACACGTACAGGATCGTCGGCAAGAGTGCGCCGCGCGTCGATATTCCCGCGAAGGCCACTGGCGAGTTGAGTTTCGTCCACGACGTACGTGTGCCGGGCATGTTGCATGGCCGCGTGGTGCGGCCGCCGTACGCCGGCGTCGCGCAGGGCGACTTCATGGGCAACAGTCTGCTGCACGTGGATGAAGACTCTGTTAGCGATTTGCCCGGCATCGTCAAAGTGGTGGTGATTCGCGATTTCGTCGGCATTGTGGCGGAGCGTGAGGAAGTCGCGCAGCAGGCGGTGAAGCGGCTTCGCGTGCAATGGAAGGCGGTCGACGGTTTGCCGTCGCTCGAAACCAGCGAGGAAGTGGAAGCGGCCTTGCGCGCGAATCCTGCGAAGCGGCGCGATCTGGTGATCGAAGGCGATGTGGATGCGGCGCTCGCGCAAGAATCGGCTCGCACGCTGGAACGCACCTACGTATGGCCGTTTCAGATGCATGCGTCGATTGGACCTTCCTGCGCGGTGGCCGACTATCGCGAGGGCGCGTTGAAGGTCTGGTCGGGTACGCAGAATCCGCATTCGCTGCGCGCCGATCTCGCGTTGCTGATGAGCATGGACGAAGCGCGCATCGAGATCGTGCGAATGGAAGCGGCGGGCTGCTACGGCCGCAATTGCGCGGACGATGTCGCCGCCGACGCCGCGCTCCTCTCGCGTGCCACCGGCAGCCCGGTGCGCGTGCAACTCTCGCGTGAAGACGAGCATGCGTGGGAGCCAAAAGGCGCCGCGCAGTTGATGGACGTGCGCGGCGCGTTGAATGCCGAGGGTGAACTGGCTGCGTACGACTTTGCGACGCGCTATCCGTCCAACGACGCGCCGACGCTGGCGCTGCTCCTGACCGGCACGATCTCCGCGCAGCCGCAAGTGTTCGAGATGGGCGACCGCACGGCCGTGCCGCCGTACGACTATCGCAGCATGCGGATCGTCTGCGACGACACGCCGCCGATCGTGCGGGCGTCGTGGTTGCGCGGGGTGTCGGCGTTGCCGAACACGTTCGCGCACGAGTCCTTTATCGACGAACTGGCGGCGCAAGCGGGCGTCGATCCGGTCGAGTTTCGCCTGAAGCATCTGACCGATCCACGCGCGACCGAACTCGTTAAAGCGGTGGCGGAAAAGGCCGGTTGGGAACCGCGCAACGCCGAGCGTAAAGATGAGGAAGGCGACATCGCGCGCGGACGCGGCATCGCTTACGCCCGCTACGTGCACAGCAAATTCCCCGGCTTCGGCGCGGCATGGTCAGCGTGGGTGGCCGACGTCGAAGTCAATCGCAAGAGCGGCGAACTTGCGGTGACGCGCGTGGTGGTCGGCCAGGATACCGGCACGATGGTGAATCCCGACGGCGTGCGTCACCAGATACATGGCAACGTGATCCAGGCGACCAGCCGTGCGCTGAAAGAGCGCGTGACGTTCGGCGAGAACGCGGTGACGAGCCAGGAGTGGGGCGCGTATCCGATCCTGACCTTCCGCGAAGTGCCGGTGATCGACGTGGTGATGATGCCGCGTCACGGCGAGCCGCCGATGGGCGCGGGCGAATCCGCGTCGCTGCCCGGCGCGGCGGCGATCGCCAATGCGCTTTTCGACGCCACGGGTGTGCGTTTTCGCCGGCCGCCATTCACGCCGGAAACGATCCGCACCGCACTCGCCGACGCGCAAGCCGAAGACAAGGCGGCGCGCAAGAAGAAGCGCTGGCGTCTGGGTTTTCTTGGCGCTTTCGCGGCGGGTGCAGCGGGTTGGCTCGGTGCGTTGTCGCTCGCGCCTCACGCTATTGCATCGATCACGCCGCCGCCCGCAAGCGCGTTCGCGCCGGATCTGGTGGCGCGCGGCAAACTGCTGGCATCGCTCGGCAATTGCGCGGTTTGCCATACGGCGCACAACGGCGTGCCGAACGCCGGCGGCAAGCCGCTCGATACGCCCTTCGGCACCGTCTACAGCACCAACATCACGCCGGACGGCCAGACCGGCATCGGCAACTGGTCGCTCGAAGCCTTCGTGCGGGCGATGCGGCAAGGCATCAGCCGCGATGGACATCGACTCTATCCGGCCTTCCCGTACACGTCGTTCCAGAACACCTCCGACGACGATCTGAAAGCGCTCTACGCCTACCTGATGGCGCAAACGCCGGTGCGCTCACGTCCACCGGAAACCAGGCTCGCGTATCCGTTCAGCGTGCGTCCGCTAATGGCCGCATGGAACGGTTTCTTTCTTGGACGCACGGCCTTCACCGCCAGCGCGACGCAAAGCGCGCAATGGAATCGCGGCGCGTATCTGGTGAACGGACTCGGTCATTGCAGCGCATGCCACACGCCGCGCAACGCATTCGGCGCCGAAAAAACCGGCGCGGCGTTCATGGGCGGCGGCATGGCGGACGGCTGGGAAGCGCCCGCCTTGTCGACGCTCTCGAACGCGCCCGTGCCCTGGAGCGAGGACGAACTTTTCCGCTATTTGCGCGACGGCCACGCGCCGCTACACGGCGTCGCGGCCGGGCCGATGGCGCCGGTCGTCGGCGATCTGGCGGCGCTGCCCGACAGTGATATCCGCGCGATGGCGACGTATCTCGCGTCGCTCAATCCGCTGGAACCGAACGCCGATCCCGCAGCGGTGGCGCGTCAGTATGAACAGGCCAGCGCGATTTCAGGCACGCCGGTGGGCCTCGGCGCGCGGCTCTTCGACGGCGCGTGTGCCGCCTGTCATCACACGGGCAGCGGGCCGCAGCTGTTCGGCGCGCATCCTTCGCTGGCGCTTAACACGAATCTGCACAGCACGACGCCTGATAACCTGATTCGCGTGATTCTCGACGGCATCGGCTCGCCTGCGCGACCCGAACTCGGTACGATGCCGGCGTACCGCGACAGTTTCAACGACGCCCAGGTCACCGAACTCGTGTCGTACCTGCGTCAGCAATTCGCCGGCGGCAAGCCGGCATGGCAGGACGTCGCGGCGAGCGTCGCCCGGATTCGCGCGACGCCGCGGGCCGACTGA